The Plectropomus leopardus isolate mb unplaced genomic scaffold, YSFRI_Pleo_2.0 unplaced_scaffold24463, whole genome shotgun sequence genome contains the following window.
CAGTTTCTCTGCCGTAAAACAGTGGCTGTCCCTGTCTGGGTTGAGAGAGAGTTACTTTTCCAAGCAAAGGAGATCAGTTATCTCAGGGTCGGGTTACCGAGTGAGGGTAAATTGGAGCGAGAGATGGACAGGCATTTTGGCGAGCCGTCATCACTTATCGGTCCCTCTATGTTCTGACCCTCATCTATGGTCAtaagctttgggtagtgacggAAAGAATGACATTGCTAataaaagtggtgaaaataagTTTCCTCCACAGGATGGCCGCACCTGTGATTTAGCTTCATTTCTGTTCTcatgaaaattaatttcttcttttgccgACAACACTGCTGTTTCTGTTCAGAGCCTGTCAGGTTGGTGGGAGGATCCGGTCGCTGTGCAGGAGCACTGGAGGTGAGGCGAGGACACTGGAGACCAGTAGATGGCTCTGACTGGACCCTGAAGGAAGCAGCTGTCGTCTGCAGAGACTTGGACTGTGGCTCTGCTGTTTCAACTGCAGTAAGAAATGAGTCCGTCCGCAAATCTGCATGGAAGATCAGACCTGACTGTATTCAGGCTGGATATACCCCGAGGAAGTGTGCAACATCCGGATCTTCTTCTTCCATCCTGGAGATCACCTGCTCAGGTGAGCCCGTCAGTGACATCATCTTCAAGAGTTATCTCTCCAGGATATGCTTGTATCTGAATCATAACTGGTGATTTTGCAGACAGTACTTTGTTGATTGCTTGTGTTTCAG
Protein-coding sequences here:
- the LOC121966414 gene encoding CD5 antigen-like, with the translated sequence VGGSRRCAGTLEVKRGEWRPVDGSDWTLTSADLACRDLDCGSAVSTRIRDEFVNKSAWKISPECIRGRYTLRECVESGSSSSVLELTCLEPVRLVGGSGRCAGALEVRRGHWRPVDGSDWTLKEAAVVCRDLDCGSAVSTAVRNESVRKSAWKIRPDCIQAGYTPRKCATSGSSSSILEITCS